A single Sporichthyaceae bacterium DNA region contains:
- a CDS encoding VOC family protein, producing the protein MAEFPPSPEGIVLAHFIVSDDVERSRRFYTEVLGGRVVFSGEPSGEPTNVALSNSWIVINVGGGPTDDKPEVTLETPPDPRPGQQLPQHPGQGHRGGVRRMERPGCRFPDAAEAARVRDPLLHP; encoded by the coding sequence ATGGCCGAGTTCCCACCGTCCCCGGAGGGGATTGTGCTTGCCCACTTCATCGTCTCGGACGATGTCGAGCGCTCTCGGCGCTTCTACACCGAAGTACTCGGCGGCAGGGTCGTCTTCTCCGGCGAGCCGTCCGGAGAGCCGACCAATGTCGCACTCTCCAACAGCTGGATCGTCATCAATGTGGGCGGTGGACCGACCGACGACAAGCCGGAGGTCACGCTGGAGACCCCACCCGACCCCCGACCGGGTCAGCAGCTTCCTCAACATCCGGGTCAAGGACATCGAGGCGGTGTACGCCGAATGGAACGCCCGGGGTGCCGATTTCCTGACGCCGCCGAAGCAGCACGAGTACGAGATCCGTTGTTACATCCGTGA